A window of the Helianthus annuus cultivar XRQ/B chromosome 4, HanXRQr2.0-SUNRISE, whole genome shotgun sequence genome harbors these coding sequences:
- the LOC110936598 gene encoding uncharacterized protein LOC110936598 codes for MRTDFHGSSSPNFTNFGRSILSMKRDQVGHSVDQETQYQDSEIEAFQRQVAQRFHELSLVDSHELLSVSWISKLLDVFLCCQEEFKAILFNHQSALTKHPMDKLVFDYFERSVKGLDVCNAIRDGIEQVRQWQRQLEIVLCALDNQKSLGEGQIRRAKKALVDLAIGMLDEKESSTNLGHRNRSFGRYQKDSHSQKHNLKHFRSLSWSVSRSWSASKQLQAIGSNIVVPKGSEIIATNGLAVAVYTMSCVFLFVMWALVAAIPCQDRGLQSHFNIPKSFIWGAPILSLHDRILEEAKKRERRNTSGLLKEIHGIEKAARFMNELTESIQFPIDEHKEEEVRKRVEELRIVYGGLKDGLDPLEKQVREVFHRIVKSRTAGLDSIGKGSE; via the coding sequence ATGAGAACAGATTTTCACGGTTCATCTTCACCCAATTTTACTAATTTTGGGCGGTCAATCTTGAGTATGAAGCGTGATCAAGTGGGTCATTCAGTAGATCAAGAAACTCAATATCAAGATTCTGAAATTGAAGCTTTTCAAAGACAGGTAGCTCAGAGGTTTCATGAGTTATCTTTAGTTGAttcacatgaacttttgtctgtTTCATGGATTtcaaagcttctagatgtttTCCTATGTTGTCAAGAGGAGTTCAAAGCGATATTGTTTAACCACCAATCTGCGTTGACCAAACACCCAATGGATAAACTTGTGTTTGACTATTTTGAAAGAAGTGTGAAGGGGTTAGATGTTTGTAACGCCATTAGAGATGGGATTGAGCAGGTTAGACAATGGCAGAGGCAGTTGGAGATTGTGTTATGTGCTTTGGATAATCAGAAAAGTCTTGGAGAAGGTCAAATTCGACGTGCGAAAAAGGCGTTGGTCGATTTGGCGATCGGGATGCTTGATGAGAAGGAATCAAGCACGAATCTTGGTCATAGAAACCGGTCGTTTGGGCGGTACCAAAAGGATTCGCATTCACAAAAACATAACTTGAAGCATTTTCGGTCATTATCTTGGAGTGTTTCGAGATCTTGGTCGGCTTCGAAACAACTCCAAGCGATTGGGAGCAACATTGTCGTTcccaaaggtagtgagatcattGCCACTAATGGGCTTGCAGTGGCTGTTTACACAATGAGTTGTGTGTTCTTGTTTGTGATGTGGGCTTTAGTGGCTGCAATCCCCTGTCAAGACCGCGGGTTACAATCCCATTTCAACATCCCTAAATCTTTCATTTGGGGCGCCCCGATTCTCTCGTTGCACGACAGGATTTTGGAAGAGGCGAAGAAGAGGGAAAGGAGGAACACTAGTGGGCTTTTGAAGGAGATTCATGGGATTGAGAAAGCAGCTCGATTTATGAACGAGTTGACCGAGTCAATTCAGTTTCCGATAGATGAACATAAGGAAGAAGAGGTTAGAAAAAGAGTTGAGGAGTTGAGGATTGTTTATGGAGGCTTAAAGGATGGTTTAGATCCATTGGAGAAGCAAGTGAGGGAAGTATTTCATCGAATTGTCAAGAGTAGAACCGCAGGGCTCGATTCTATTGGTAAAGGAAGTGAATGA